A DNA window from Ornithodoros turicata isolate Travis chromosome 10, ASM3712646v1, whole genome shotgun sequence contains the following coding sequences:
- the LOC135371234 gene encoding uncharacterized protein LOC135371234, whose protein sequence is MAQGKLKVKASVPKNSKNARNRTSLRGVTKARSAPKKAKAITAKQQVQVALEKNIRKNIEQELRARAGGEGKPFGTTAGTSQEKPKKRRKR, encoded by the exons ATGGCGCAGGGGAAGTTGAAAGTGAAGGCATCGGTGCCAAAAAATTCCAAGAATGCACGAAATAGAACTTCATTGAGGGGAGTTACAAAAG CTCGCTCAGCTCCCAAGAAAGCCAAGGCAATAACCGCGAAGCAGCAAGTCCAAGTG GCCTTGGAGAAAAACATCCGCAAAAACATAGAACAAGAACTGAGAGCCAGAGCTGGCGGCGAAGGAAAGCCTTTCGGAACAACTGCAGGCACCAGTCAAGAGAAACCCAAGAAAAGGAGAAAGCGATAG
- the LOC135371233 gene encoding uncharacterized protein LOC135371233, with protein sequence MLLFSSLRHSSTRLAALVRISTAGKCTTGVSRSSNLKFSFEGLSSVMASPNTAAIPKVIYVPPALKQPVELPTLRSSMEYNLPSIVKPSSVIGDVRTIIAPTTDISNQIEKSDPSVSTVTKQAAELVQIRKRKMKKHKLQKLRKRMHFAWAKRRFRRLKKKEQVFRAELLAQIQEAHAFDAEKYVDGILEKLRNRPKPETPEERRERFMDLMRKYRSNVEWIKPKFD encoded by the exons ATGCTCTTGTTCAGCTCGCTGAGGCACAGCTCCACGAGGCTTGCTGCCCTAGTGAGGATATCGACGGCTGGAAAAT GCACTACAGGAGTATCCAGGTCCTCAAACTTAAAATTCTCCTTCGAGGGCCTTTCCTCTGTAATGGCATCACCTAATACAGCTGCCATACCCAAGGTCATTTATGTTCCACCAGCGTTAAAGCAACCAGTGGAGCTTCCAACATTAAGGTCGTCCATGGAATACAATTTACCGTCTATTGTGAAGCCCTCCAGCGTGATTGGGGACGTGCGAACTATCATTGCTCCAACCACAGATATTTCGAACCAGATAGAAAAGTCCGATCCTTCAGTGTCAACAgtcacaaagcaggctgcagaGTTAGTTCAAATCCGAAAGCGCAAGATGAAGAAGCACAAGCTACAAAAGCTGAGAAAACGGATGCACTTTGCATGGGCCAAGCGCCGCTTCCGTCGGTTGAAAAAGAAGGAACAGGTGTTCAGGGCAGAACTCCTTGCGCAGATACAAGAGGCACATGCATTCGATGCTGAAAAGTATGTTGACGGCATCCTGGAGAAGCTTCGAAATAGACCAAAACCAGAAACACCGGAGGAACGGAGAGAGCGGTTCATGGACCTTATGCGGAAGTACAGAAGCAACGTAGAATGGATCAAGCCCAAGTTTGATTAG